A single region of the Undibacterium piscinae genome encodes:
- a CDS encoding DUF5009 domain-containing protein — protein MSVASSNHAKLQLRSGRISSIDVFRALTVLVMIIVNQWGGVQGLPSWMKHMPADADAMSFVDAVFPAFLFIVGMSIPFALQQRLTLGDSWWQRLSHVLQRALGLVVIGVFMVNAEDGYHSASMLLPIAAWALLSYLAAFLIWGSVSGGPALSMPWRVAGMGILLVLALLYHGGAEGQDGMTAQWWGILGLIGWAYLIACICFQLCRGRLPLLFVCLALCLAYFVAHAVPEIAAQPVLAALFSQPGHFSHTALVLCGCITALIFFNQAAQKNNRQRFTAAIVFAIGLAVLATLMRPEYKISKIYATPSWVLYSAAICVLIFCALYRWIDVAGHAVLPRLLAPVAANPLIAYLIPFILGAALQLAELNLPAILNKPVPGVLYALGFALVLALLVKKIAKAGIRLRI, from the coding sequence ATGAGTGTTGCATCATCCAACCACGCCAAGCTGCAACTGCGCAGCGGGCGTATCAGTTCTATCGACGTGTTTCGGGCCTTGACGGTACTGGTCATGATTATCGTCAATCAGTGGGGCGGCGTGCAGGGCTTGCCGAGCTGGATGAAACACATGCCAGCCGACGCCGATGCGATGAGTTTTGTCGATGCGGTTTTCCCGGCTTTCTTATTTATTGTCGGTATGTCGATTCCCTTCGCCTTGCAACAAAGACTGACTTTAGGCGACAGTTGGTGGCAGCGGCTAAGCCATGTGTTGCAACGTGCCTTGGGTTTGGTCGTGATAGGCGTGTTTATGGTCAATGCCGAGGATGGCTATCACAGTGCCAGCATGTTGCTACCAATCGCAGCCTGGGCCTTGCTTAGTTATCTGGCAGCGTTTTTGATCTGGGGCAGTGTCAGCGGTGGGCCTGCACTGAGTATGCCGTGGCGCGTGGCGGGCATGGGCATATTGCTGGTGCTGGCGCTGCTGTATCACGGCGGCGCTGAAGGGCAAGATGGTATGACTGCGCAATGGTGGGGTATTCTGGGTTTGATCGGTTGGGCGTATCTGATCGCCTGTATTTGTTTTCAACTATGCCGTGGCCGCCTGCCTTTACTGTTTGTTTGCCTTGCGCTGTGTCTCGCCTATTTTGTTGCGCATGCTGTGCCAGAGATCGCAGCGCAGCCTGTGTTAGCAGCCCTGTTTAGCCAACCTGGCCATTTTTCTCATACGGCGTTGGTCTTGTGCGGCTGCATTACTGCGTTAATATTTTTTAATCAGGCGGCACAGAAAAATAATCGGCAACGCTTTACCGCTGCCATTGTGTTTGCCATAGGTTTGGCTGTGCTCGCTACCCTGATGCGGCCTGAATATAAGATTTCTAAAATTTATGCGACACCGAGTTGGGTCTTATACAGTGCCGCGATCTGCGTCTTGATTTTTTGCGCGCTGTATCGCTGGATCGATGTAGCTGGGCACGCCGTCTTGCCGCGCTTATTAGCGCCGGTGGCCGCGAATCCTTTGATCGCTTACCTGATCCCATTTATCCTCGGTGCTGCGCTGCAGCTAGCGGAGTTGAACTTGCCAGCGATACTCAATAAGCCCGTGCCAGGTGTGCTGTATGCGCTAGGTTTTGCATTGGTATTGGCTTTGCTGGTGAAAAAAATTGCCAAAGCCGGCATCCGTTTGCGCATATAA
- a CDS encoding acetyl-CoA C-acyltransferase, which translates to MSKDVVVLSAVRSAIGAFGGSLSTMEPAELAGIVMKEAIARSGVDAALIGNAIVGTCIPTDARYAYVSRVASIQAGLPMDSVAMQVSRLCSSGLQGIVTAAQNIMLGDFDYGIGGGVEVMSRGSYMMPALRSGARMGDAKAIDMMVAVLTDPFGVGHMGITAENLATKWDISREEQDAFAVESQRRAAVAIAEGRFKSQIVPIVQQTRKGEVVFEVDEHGKANTTMESLAKMKPAFKKDGTVTAGNASGINDGAAFFVLAAADVAAKAGQKPMARIVSYAVSGVPNEIMGEGHQSRLPKHVSSSHMAPQKGAGLSCQSYPSRCRTEYAGRDAQGNRAMFRRQHICHRVGCQSYP; encoded by the coding sequence ATGAGTAAAGATGTCGTCGTTCTGAGCGCAGTGCGCTCCGCTATTGGTGCTTTCGGTGGATCGCTGTCGACGATGGAGCCAGCCGAGTTGGCCGGTATCGTGATGAAAGAAGCGATTGCACGCTCAGGTGTGGATGCCGCCTTGATCGGTAACGCCATCGTCGGTACCTGCATTCCTACCGATGCGCGCTATGCCTATGTCTCGCGCGTGGCCTCTATTCAGGCTGGTTTGCCTATGGATTCGGTGGCGATGCAAGTGAGCCGTCTGTGTTCTTCTGGCCTGCAGGGTATCGTGACTGCGGCGCAAAACATCATGCTCGGTGATTTTGATTATGGTATCGGTGGCGGCGTTGAAGTGATGTCGCGCGGCTCTTACATGATGCCAGCCTTGCGTTCAGGCGCACGCATGGGCGACGCCAAGGCGATCGATATGATGGTGGCGGTCTTGACCGATCCGTTTGGCGTTGGCCACATGGGTATCACGGCAGAAAACCTGGCTACCAAGTGGGACATCTCACGCGAAGAGCAAGATGCTTTCGCAGTTGAATCACAACGCCGTGCTGCAGTGGCGATTGCCGAAGGACGCTTCAAGTCGCAAATCGTGCCTATCGTGCAGCAGACCCGCAAAGGTGAAGTGGTGTTTGAAGTCGATGAACATGGCAAAGCCAATACCACGATGGAGTCTTTGGCCAAGATGAAACCGGCCTTTAAAAAGGACGGTACCGTCACCGCCGGGAATGCCTCAGGCATTAACGATGGCGCGGCTTTCTTTGTGTTGGCAGCAGCCGATGTGGCAGCTAAGGCTGGCCAAAAACCGATGGCGAGAATCGTTTCCTACGCGGTCTCTGGTGTACCGAATGAGATCATGGGTGAAGGCCACCAATCGAGATTACCAAAGCATGTTTCCAGCAGCCATATGGCACCGCAAAAAGGCGCTGGGCTTAGCTGCCAGAGCTATCCATCGCGGTGCAGGACAGAATATGCCGGCCGCGATGCTCAGGGCAATCGAGCCATGTTTAGGCGCCAGCACATATGCCACCGCGTAGGCTGCCAGAGCTATCCATAG
- a CDS encoding MFS transporter yields the protein MISPSLALRRSQLAVATLFLVLGFNFSSWASRIPALKNQLALSAAEVGVLLLACGLGAVFSFPVTTVLLQRLGSRRLCMLTGALLPLLLLSLGLVQNLQIAMLVMALEGLVVSCLNVAMNAQGVAVETLGQRAIMSRLHAVFSLGGLLGALFASAITSFSASLLLHFALCAALLWAAVILALPYLVADTLRAPNKAVSETKSGWRIAWPNTLALWLGAIVMCGTVVENSMSDWSALYLKEVVRVAPELAPLGIACVSGAMLLARWFGDGWRMRWGAQRMLTIGGALAGSGLAMALLLGGLIPALLGFALVGLGIAAVSPCVYTAAAKNGPVALASVTTMGSIGGLMGPPMIGFIAHASSFSWGMAVIALAAWLVAAGTCKVRWD from the coding sequence GTGATCAGCCCTTCCCTTGCTTTACGCCGCAGCCAGTTAGCGGTGGCCACGCTGTTTTTGGTTCTGGGTTTTAATTTCAGTAGCTGGGCTTCACGCATCCCCGCTTTAAAAAACCAATTGGCTTTGAGCGCCGCCGAGGTCGGCGTGCTGCTGCTCGCGTGTGGCTTGGGTGCGGTATTTTCTTTTCCTGTCACGACCGTTTTGCTGCAGCGTCTGGGCTCACGCCGCCTGTGTATGCTGACTGGCGCTTTGCTGCCGCTACTACTGCTCAGCCTGGGCTTAGTCCAGAATTTGCAGATTGCGATGCTGGTGATGGCGCTAGAAGGGCTGGTGGTGAGTTGCTTGAATGTGGCAATGAATGCGCAAGGCGTCGCGGTGGAAACGCTGGGGCAGCGCGCCATCATGTCGCGCCTGCATGCGGTATTTAGTCTGGGCGGTTTGCTAGGCGCCTTGTTTGCCTCGGCGATCACTAGTTTTAGCGCTAGCCTGTTGCTGCATTTTGCGCTGTGCGCGGCTTTATTGTGGGCTGCGGTAATACTGGCGCTACCGTATTTGGTCGCAGATACCTTGCGTGCGCCTAACAAAGCGGTTTCTGAGACCAAAAGCGGCTGGCGCATCGCCTGGCCGAACACGCTGGCCTTGTGGTTGGGCGCTATCGTCATGTGCGGCACGGTAGTCGAAAATTCTATGTCAGATTGGTCGGCGCTGTATTTGAAAGAGGTGGTCAGGGTGGCCCCAGAATTAGCCCCCTTGGGCATCGCCTGCGTCTCTGGGGCGATGTTACTGGCACGCTGGTTTGGTGACGGCTGGCGCATGCGCTGGGGCGCGCAGCGCATGCTCACTATCGGTGGCGCATTAGCTGGTAGCGGGCTAGCCATGGCCTTGTTACTCGGCGGCCTGATCCCGGCCTTGCTCGGCTTTGCCCTGGTTGGTTTAGGGATAGCGGCAGTGTCGCCCTGTGTGTACACAGCGGCGGCCAAAAATGGCCCGGTGGCATTGGCATCGGTGACCACCATGGGTTCTATCGGCGGTCTGATGGGACCGCCGATGATCGGCTTTATCGCCCACGCCAGCAGTTTTTCCTGGGGCATGGCAGTGATTGCGCTGGCGGCATGGCTAGTCGCCGCCGGCACCTGCAAAGTACGCTGGGATTAA
- a CDS encoding TonB-dependent receptor, whose protein sequence is MSVAVASACGLLAMPAWTQEAAKNSDANKEQIAEVQVSATRHSTSLLQTPVAVTAITQESLTRSGITDVRGLSGSVPNLQISTGADSGVQMAIRGVSSNNFTEIGDPAVGLHVGGLYSPRPQGAMALMFDLEQVEVLRGPQGTLFGRNSTAGSVNIIPAKPEFGSSYGSTELDIGSYNQRQINVVQNIGVNDSLALRATFMKVKRDGWINQTQDFTDVDNPDHGFHADGIPDVDQRQNRKVDKANFYNNKDEWAGRLSARWAVSKDLEWTLSYEKFQNSGAGDISLKDCDQAAGTRFACTGGKWDAKVNVPGMIDMSIDTLRSNVIWNLNKNSKIEYGFAHAIQQRKQQSDDDAGYHPLASQVTAQLPVAADASDQAIWPVIDNTSRTLDSKYVSDVHELQFKQNFDTLQYVAGAFWMHEKNQINYAQEQLVTAPFGFPTSQYYQQPDRQIDAKALYAQADWKFAPKWTATIGGRYSWDSKADKGGTVYGGWDGSNPAYYNNLYQPGTPGDANFRAHNAADLTTGMGPLAGTGAYANYGTPAQNDHSESWKHFTYRLGLMAQITPNDMVYISLSTGYKSGGFGDRDDICGEHTCVSGPVGPQYSFFPYKPETVTNLELGYKGKFLENRLSLAATLFYSKYKDMQVTGNYFASRIITDGPCPADKPGCAIVEKWQTTNVGVVDIPGLELEMDYKPWKGARLGGSFSYINSKIKDYPSYSDTWNCGVRAETGAAPCPEAYTGANANLAGRQIYDITGNHLPLAPKYTLGLNFSQNFVLENNYVIVPWISMKWQDKMYFTLRNLDNSHISDAQAAFTKVDASIKLIAPKNWHVEAYVLNLTNSMTKNSATDGGGFVKATWNDPRVYGVRVGVDY, encoded by the coding sequence ATGAGTGTCGCTGTCGCGAGTGCCTGTGGCTTGCTTGCCATGCCAGCCTGGACGCAAGAAGCTGCCAAGAACAGCGATGCGAATAAAGAACAAATTGCCGAAGTGCAGGTGAGTGCTACCCGCCATTCGACATCTCTGTTGCAAACCCCGGTAGCCGTGACCGCTATCACACAAGAAAGCCTGACGCGTTCTGGCATTACCGATGTGCGTGGACTCTCGGGATCTGTGCCGAATTTACAAATCTCCACTGGTGCCGATTCAGGTGTGCAGATGGCAATCCGCGGTGTGAGTTCAAATAACTTTACCGAGATCGGTGATCCTGCCGTTGGCTTACATGTAGGCGGCCTGTATTCACCAAGGCCACAAGGCGCGATGGCGCTGATGTTTGATCTGGAGCAGGTCGAAGTCTTGCGCGGCCCTCAAGGTACTTTGTTTGGTCGTAATTCGACTGCCGGCAGCGTGAATATTATCCCTGCCAAACCGGAGTTTGGCAGCAGCTATGGCAGTACCGAACTCGATATCGGTAGCTATAATCAACGTCAGATTAATGTAGTTCAAAATATTGGCGTCAACGACAGTTTGGCGCTACGTGCCACCTTTATGAAAGTGAAACGCGATGGCTGGATTAATCAAACTCAGGATTTTACTGATGTGGATAATCCCGATCACGGTTTCCATGCCGATGGCATCCCGGATGTAGATCAACGCCAGAACAGAAAAGTCGATAAGGCCAATTTCTATAATAATAAGGATGAGTGGGCTGGCCGCCTGTCGGCACGCTGGGCCGTCAGCAAGGATCTGGAGTGGACACTGTCTTACGAAAAATTTCAAAATTCGGGTGCCGGTGACATCAGCTTAAAAGACTGTGATCAAGCCGCAGGTACACGGTTTGCCTGCACTGGTGGCAAATGGGATGCCAAAGTCAATGTGCCAGGCATGATAGACATGTCTATCGATACCCTGCGTTCCAATGTGATCTGGAATCTCAACAAAAATAGCAAGATAGAGTACGGTTTTGCGCATGCGATACAGCAACGCAAACAACAAAGCGATGATGATGCCGGTTATCACCCGCTGGCCAGTCAGGTCACCGCGCAATTGCCGGTGGCTGCAGATGCCAGTGATCAGGCGATCTGGCCAGTCATCGACAATACCTCGCGCACTTTAGATTCTAAGTATGTGTCGGATGTGCATGAACTACAATTCAAGCAAAATTTTGATACGCTGCAGTACGTGGCAGGTGCATTCTGGATGCACGAAAAAAATCAGATCAATTACGCGCAAGAGCAATTGGTCACTGCGCCGTTTGGCTTCCCTACCAGTCAGTACTATCAGCAGCCTGATCGCCAGATCGATGCCAAGGCTCTATATGCGCAGGCCGATTGGAAGTTCGCTCCTAAATGGACCGCAACGATCGGGGGCCGTTATAGCTGGGATAGCAAAGCTGACAAAGGTGGCACCGTGTACGGCGGTTGGGACGGTTCCAATCCTGCGTATTACAATAATCTGTATCAGCCTGGCACGCCAGGCGATGCCAATTTCCGCGCCCATAACGCTGCTGATTTGACGACAGGTATGGGGCCGCTGGCAGGAACCGGCGCTTATGCCAATTATGGAACACCGGCGCAAAACGATCACTCGGAAAGTTGGAAGCACTTCACCTATCGTCTTGGCCTGATGGCGCAGATTACTCCTAACGATATGGTCTATATCTCGCTGTCGACCGGTTATAAATCGGGAGGATTTGGCGACAGGGATGATATCTGTGGCGAACACACTTGCGTCAGCGGTCCGGTTGGCCCGCAGTACAGCTTCTTTCCGTATAAGCCTGAGACCGTCACCAACTTAGAGCTAGGTTACAAAGGGAAATTTCTGGAAAATCGCCTGAGTCTGGCGGCAACCCTGTTCTATAGCAAATACAAGGACATGCAAGTGACGGGCAATTATTTTGCCAGTCGTATCATTACTGATGGACCCTGTCCTGCAGATAAGCCTGGTTGTGCCATCGTCGAAAAATGGCAGACCACCAACGTAGGCGTAGTCGATATCCCAGGTCTGGAGTTGGAGATGGATTACAAACCATGGAAGGGCGCACGCCTGGGCGGATCTTTCTCTTACATTAACAGTAAGATCAAAGACTATCCATCGTATAGCGATACCTGGAATTGCGGTGTACGTGCCGAGACCGGTGCCGCGCCTTGTCCCGAGGCTTACACTGGCGCCAATGCCAATCTGGCTGGCCGTCAGATTTATGACATCACTGGCAATCACTTGCCGTTGGCACCTAAGTACACTCTCGGTTTGAATTTTTCGCAAAACTTTGTGCTTGAGAATAATTATGTGATCGTTCCCTGGATCTCTATGAAGTGGCAAGACAAGATGTACTTCACTTTGCGTAATCTGGATAACTCACATATCTCGGATGCGCAAGCGGCCTTCACCAAGGTCGATGCCTCAATCAAGCTGATCGCGCCTAAGAATTGGCATGTGGAAGCCTATGTCTTGAATCTGACCAATAGCATGACTAAAAATTCCGCAACTGACGGCGGCGGTTTTGTCAAAGCGACCTGGAATGATCCACGCGTGTATGGGGTGAGAGTTGGTGTCGATTACTAA
- a CDS encoding IS30 family transposase, which yields MEFTHLRAKQRSQIERLLASKTSVSKIATVVGVDRSTIYREIKRGKVNQKYNALASNERTLKRIAKSAANHPTKPKEIWPLVRHLLNQEWSPDEISARLRIAGSEENWSISHQTIYNWIRRTKSALNKKLRRYQLAKVWKPAKSSYPAGRKSIRQRPKDALAREIAGHWEGDTIRGQSHHHCLLTLVERKSLYTKISPVLQKTAITVAAAVGKELNGLPGLSLTLDNGCEFAHFKDMGLPVFFADPGRPRQRSRNENTNGLIRQYIPKRMRLKTLSRARIQHIEDRLNHRPRKTLGYKTPHEVLFNLTPNSVAFRT from the coding sequence ATGGAATTTACTCACCTCAGAGCTAAACAGCGCTCGCAAATTGAACGCCTGCTAGCGTCAAAAACCAGCGTAAGCAAGATTGCCACAGTAGTTGGAGTAGATCGTTCAACCATTTATCGCGAGATCAAGCGAGGCAAAGTAAATCAAAAATACAACGCCCTCGCGTCCAATGAAAGAACGCTTAAACGTATTGCCAAAAGCGCGGCCAATCATCCAACCAAACCGAAAGAAATCTGGCCGCTGGTGCGACATTTATTAAATCAGGAATGGTCTCCAGACGAAATCAGCGCACGTTTGCGCATTGCTGGCAGCGAAGAGAACTGGTCTATCAGTCATCAAACGATCTACAACTGGATACGGCGTACCAAGAGTGCTTTGAATAAAAAATTACGTCGCTATCAGCTTGCCAAGGTCTGGAAGCCCGCCAAATCTAGCTATCCGGCCGGTCGCAAGAGTATTCGACAGCGTCCCAAAGACGCGCTGGCAAGAGAGATTGCCGGTCACTGGGAGGGCGACACCATCCGCGGACAGTCACATCATCACTGCCTACTCACCTTGGTCGAACGCAAAAGCTTGTACACCAAAATCTCGCCCGTCTTGCAAAAGACGGCCATCACTGTTGCCGCTGCGGTTGGTAAGGAACTCAATGGATTACCCGGCCTTTCACTGACCTTAGATAATGGCTGTGAATTTGCGCACTTCAAAGACATGGGCTTACCGGTCTTCTTTGCCGATCCTGGTCGCCCTCGGCAGCGCTCCCGCAATGAAAATACCAATGGTTTGATCCGTCAATACATACCAAAAAGAATGCGTCTGAAGACACTTTCCAGGGCGCGCATTCAACACATTGAAGACCGCCTGAATCATCGCCCCAGAAAAACTTTAGGCTACAAAACGCCACATGAAGTACTATTTAATTTAACACCTAATTCCGTCGCATTTCGAACTTGA
- a CDS encoding chitosanase produces MNTKLRKVALNLSLSLLSASALLACGGGAVSEQGTQQAQALAGKLRTNSVDLNEATKKEHAQQIVAAAENSTLLWRTRFEYIEDIKDERGYTAGIIGFCSGTGDMLAIVKKYTAQYPGNGLASYLPALELVNGSESHERLDPDFPADWKREAALPAFQAAQIKERDDSYFNPSVSEGKKDGLRALGQFIYYDAAVMHGMDEVEKFRARAILKSPTPAQGGNEVSYLSAFMDERVAFMESEEAHKGNIDRVQDGPRKWLAAGNLDLNTPLNWRVNAQDFSIP; encoded by the coding sequence ATGAATACAAAATTAAGGAAAGTCGCTCTTAACCTGAGCCTAAGCTTATTGAGTGCGAGCGCTTTGCTTGCCTGTGGCGGCGGGGCGGTATCGGAACAGGGCACGCAACAAGCGCAGGCACTTGCGGGGAAACTTAGGACTAACTCTGTCGATCTCAACGAGGCGACTAAAAAAGAGCATGCTCAACAAATTGTAGCTGCGGCAGAAAACAGTACTTTACTCTGGCGTACCAGGTTCGAATACATAGAAGACATCAAAGATGAGCGTGGCTACACTGCCGGGATAATTGGCTTTTGTTCTGGTACAGGTGACATGCTAGCTATCGTGAAAAAATACACAGCCCAATATCCTGGTAATGGTCTCGCATCTTATTTACCGGCGCTGGAGCTGGTCAATGGTAGTGAGTCACATGAGAGGCTGGATCCTGATTTTCCGGCGGACTGGAAACGTGAAGCCGCGCTGCCTGCTTTTCAAGCTGCACAAATAAAGGAACGCGATGACAGCTATTTCAATCCATCGGTAAGCGAGGGGAAAAAAGATGGCCTACGCGCACTTGGGCAATTCATTTATTACGACGCTGCAGTTATGCACGGGATGGACGAAGTGGAAAAATTTCGTGCCAGAGCAATCTTAAAATCCCCCACCCCAGCACAGGGCGGGAATGAAGTTAGCTATCTGTCCGCCTTCATGGACGAACGTGTCGCGTTTATGGAAAGTGAGGAGGCACACAAGGGAAATATAGACCGAGTGCAAGACGGGCCGCGTAAATGGCTGGCAGCGGGTAATCTGGATTTGAATACACCGCTCAATTGGCGTGTCAACGCGCAAGATTTCAGTATTCCTTAG
- a CDS encoding HD-GYP domain-containing protein, translated as MTTVPITTSIDLDQLCIGLYVHLDLAWLEHSFARNSFKIKNQAQIAALQQLGLSSIRIEAARSDCPPLAKSITSELAPPSTELSPSAEEIALIESKKNRVEKLNEERAAIARCEKEFIKTAAAFKNIASKLFSRPQDACQDADHLIGQMQAALVDDMSVAIHVMNDKVAGEDAYYHSLNVSVLAMILGKELALPAEDIKALGIGCLFHDIGKIEIPDRIVNKHSELSRAEQNLLQQHCQYGVTIAEKMGLSKAAREIILQHHEYADGSGYPQQLRLERIARLARIACIINAYDKLCNHPNPAESLTPYEALAYMFKQQRKLYDPAILNMFIRCMGVYPPGTLVELSDGTPGMVVSNSAGMPLRPSVLIYDPSVPKDEAIILNLSEEPELSIRASLKAKQLQPEVYAYLSPRQRMSYFFESSKSTSRKN; from the coding sequence ATGACCACAGTCCCGATTACTACTAGCATAGATCTCGATCAACTCTGCATCGGTCTGTACGTGCATCTCGATTTAGCTTGGCTAGAACATTCGTTCGCCCGCAATAGTTTTAAAATTAAGAATCAGGCACAAATCGCGGCACTCCAACAATTAGGGCTGAGCAGCATACGAATTGAAGCGGCGCGTAGCGATTGCCCGCCCCTGGCAAAAAGCATTACTAGCGAGCTCGCGCCACCCAGCACAGAGCTCAGCCCTAGCGCTGAAGAGATCGCTTTAATCGAAAGCAAAAAAAACCGGGTAGAAAAGCTCAATGAAGAACGCGCGGCGATCGCCCGCTGTGAAAAAGAGTTCATCAAGACCGCCGCCGCCTTCAAAAATATCGCCAGCAAACTATTTTCCAGGCCGCAAGATGCCTGCCAGGATGCCGACCATTTAATCGGGCAAATGCAGGCTGCGCTGGTGGACGATATGAGCGTCGCGATCCATGTCATGAATGACAAAGTGGCGGGCGAAGACGCCTACTATCATTCACTCAATGTCTCGGTGTTGGCGATGATTTTGGGTAAAGAATTAGCCCTGCCAGCAGAAGACATTAAAGCCCTGGGCATAGGTTGCCTGTTCCACGACATAGGCAAGATAGAAATCCCGGATCGCATCGTCAATAAGCACAGCGAGCTCAGCCGCGCCGAACAAAACCTGCTGCAACAGCATTGTCAGTATGGCGTGACGATCGCCGAAAAAATGGGGCTCTCGAAAGCCGCCCGCGAGATCATTCTGCAACACCATGAATACGCCGACGGCAGCGGTTATCCGCAGCAACTACGGCTGGAGCGGATCGCGCGTTTGGCACGCATCGCCTGCATCATCAACGCCTACGATAAATTATGCAATCACCCAAATCCAGCCGAGAGTCTGACACCGTATGAAGCGCTGGCGTATATGTTTAAGCAGCAGCGCAAACTATACGACCCCGCCATACTGAATATGTTCATCCGTTGCATGGGCGTGTATCCGCCCGGCACGCTGGTGGAACTAAGCGATGGCACGCCCGGCATGGTAGTCTCGAATAGCGCCGGCATGCCTTTGCGCCCCAGCGTCTTGATCTACGACCCCAGCGTCCCCAAAGACGAAGCCATCATACTCAATCTCAGCGAAGAACCGGAACTGAGCATACGCGCCAGCCTGAAAGCCAAACAATTGCAGCCAGAAGTCTACGCCTACCTCAGCCCGCGCCAGCGCATGAGCTATTTTTTCGAGAGCAGTAAAAGCACTAGCCGCAAAAACTAA
- a CDS encoding molybdopterin-dependent oxidoreductase, with amino-acid sequence MNKSSLTVEQALPPGQFLLESFPRFGLLAYAKRLPRLADLADVGEGTAIRVYGAGLPPFFLDDGVAGLARVEQLSDFHCVTTWSQTGLQWSGVRFSDVYEKLVLPNTAAVPRYQFVVIYGLDGYRSILPLDDLLAADVLLADRLHGEPLGLAHGAPLRLVAPAHYGYKSVKHICAIEFLEGCEQYRPVGYRFMAHPRARVQAEERGLGLPGTVFRWLYRPLIRFVIRRFAKASA; translated from the coding sequence ATGAACAAGTCATCGCTTACTGTTGAGCAGGCATTGCCGCCTGGCCAATTCCTGCTGGAGTCTTTTCCCCGCTTTGGTTTGCTGGCGTATGCCAAGCGATTACCGCGCTTGGCTGATTTAGCTGACGTGGGTGAGGGCACGGCAATACGCGTGTACGGTGCAGGATTGCCACCGTTCTTTCTCGATGATGGGGTGGCCGGTTTAGCCAGGGTCGAGCAGCTATCCGATTTTCATTGCGTGACGACGTGGTCGCAGACCGGCCTGCAATGGAGTGGCGTGCGTTTTTCTGATGTGTACGAAAAACTGGTCTTGCCTAACACGGCTGCCGTTCCCCGCTACCAATTTGTGGTCATCTATGGGCTAGACGGCTACCGGTCTATCTTGCCTCTCGACGATTTACTGGCAGCGGATGTATTACTGGCAGATCGCTTGCACGGAGAGCCGCTAGGTTTAGCGCATGGCGCACCGCTGCGCCTGGTCGCACCTGCGCATTATGGCTATAAAAGCGTCAAGCATATCTGCGCCATCGAGTTTCTCGAAGGGTGCGAACAGTATCGCCCGGTTGGCTATCGTTTCATGGCGCACCCACGCGCCAGGGTGCAGGCGGAAGAGCGCGGCCTGGGCTTGCCTGGCACGGTATTTCGCTGGCTTTACCGGCCCCTGATCCGTTTTGTGATCAGGCGTTTTGCCAAAGCCAGTGCATAG
- a CDS encoding MarR family transcriptional regulator, whose protein sequence is MKKPTIKKPASSPHGTQAWLATIRAYNLCEAALSARLAQHHLRVGDLEVLATLATTPGITQMELAARCFITKSAVSMLLSQMEVDGLVTRDIHDTDSRAKRLALTERGQKLAALAMQTQAEVVEVMVEGVSDSEIDLIAKVMGQVSERLERLIQEDKQEEKKLAVAKARL, encoded by the coding sequence ATGAAAAAACCGACGATCAAAAAACCTGCCTCCTCACCGCATGGCACGCAAGCCTGGCTCGCCACTATCCGCGCCTATAATTTGTGTGAAGCCGCGCTCAGCGCGCGCCTGGCGCAGCATCATTTGCGCGTCGGTGATCTTGAAGTGCTGGCGACATTGGCGACTACGCCGGGCATCACGCAAATGGAATTGGCCGCACGCTGCTTTATCACCAAGAGTGCGGTCTCTATGCTGCTCTCACAAATGGAAGTCGACGGTCTGGTGACCAGAGATATTCACGATACAGACTCCAGAGCTAAGCGACTCGCGCTCACCGAGCGTGGCCAAAAGTTGGCGGCGCTGGCCATGCAGACTCAGGCCGAAGTGGTGGAGGTAATGGTAGAGGGCGTCTCCGACAGCGAGATCGACCTCATCGCCAAAGTGATGGGCCAGGTATCAGAGCGTCTGGAGCGCCTGATACAAGAGGATAAACAAGAAGAAAAAAAACTGGCTGTCGCGAAAGCCAGGTTATAG